gaggaggaaggagctgTCACAGTGGGCAGGTGGGCTACAGCTGAAGCCTGCCTCTTCAGCACATAGTCCTTGAAAAGGGCCATGTTGGTGTTTGGCCTTTGCTGTCTTCAGGTAGGTGACCAGAGCCTGGGCCTCCTTGCCTGGCTCCTCATAcacctccttcatggacctgCCCTTGAAGTCGCCAAACTCCACCATCAAACACCCAGAGTCACCgctcctctgggcctcctggaGCAAGGCCTGCTTCTTCCCATACACCTCCACAGCCTCCCCTATCTCCCTGATCTGGGAGGTGTACCTGAGAAACAGGTGTTTGCTGGCCGACAGCggctcctccctctcctcctcccccgTGATGCTGCTGACCAGCTACACCGCGTAACCCAGGGAGTTCTCCAGCAGCCAGCGgaacctctggttctggtgtttTCCAAACTGGATCTTACAACGAGCCAGAACCAGGAACTGGTCACCAGGATCCCCTCCGTTCTGCCTCACAAAGGCAGCGGCCTCGGCCAGAACCTCCTCCTTACGCCGGGCCCTCCCGGCCACCACCACCGTACTCCTATTTGCCTCCTCAGTCGGCCCCATCAGGAGTCGACCCTGAGGAGTTTTACGCAACACAGGATACGCATACATGATCTAAAAGGAGAGCAGCATAAGCACAATGTGACTGGTAGAAATATCATTTGAAATATTGCACGATCATTACTCTGGATTTTTATGTCAATTTTTACAATCAGTATTTAAAGAACTTAGAAATgagcagcagcatttatttaccatttactgaTGCTATAAAGCATCACCAGGTATCAAATATTGTACTATACTGCAAATAAAGTGCATTGTTTTAGGCgggaatttaaaaaacattattttataataaacttttttgcaataaatgtattaaagacaaaaataagactTGTTGGTGTTGTAGTAAcaatattatatttaaaaccGCGCTATTTTAGGCGAGAATTaagtaaaattaattgaattggGATATTAATAGTAATTCTATCAAAAATTAATCAACACTTGTTAATATAATCGTGTTACTTGTTCGTATAATGTTGTTGCTATAATACCAAGTGTAATTTCTATTTGTTTTCTTGGCGGGAGGTAGACAAGAATCAAAGGAGCCCGCATTTATGATCATTCATAAAGTGATGATCATAACTGTAACCTGAATAGCGCTAAAGCGGGGCGGCCGGCGCGCACAACCTCCGCGAAGCGCGCATTattacagcagcagcacagcgcGATCAAGTGTGATCAAGATGCAAACTTGATCACAttcatgtaaaatattattattactgtatgAAAAAGCGTGACGGTCGCTGTACAAGCTAGCGACAGACACAACGGCTAAAACCGAGACGGTAACAGAAAGAGTTCGTATCAATCTGCCGTCTTTGCAGCATGCTCGGTATTTGTAATAAACAAAGAGAgaatattcatatatattttaaacttacCGCTCGCCAAAGTAGTCCAGACAGTTGTCAACGTAAAGATGACTGCGGAGCGTCTTCCTCCGAGCGCTTATGAGGGATCCGGGTGCTGGAAGGCGATTGGTCAAATGTAAGCCCACCAGCGGGGCAGGTGATTGGCCGAGCGCCGGCAGAGGGCGCGCAGCGATTGGCTGGAGTGGGCTTACTTTGCTCGTAGATCGGGAGACAGCAGGACGTAGGAGGAAGGAAGCGGTGGCGCCACACTGACCTCTGCTGGCTGCTTTGAGCTCTGCTCACTCAGCTCCTTCATGACTTTGTCTTTCTCTGCTTGGCTGGacagcagcttctgcagctgcacctccaggGCAGCAACCAGGGCGTCCCTCTCCTTCCTCCAGCTCTCCATGGCCGCCTCCTTCTCCAGCAGCTTGGACTCCTGAGGAGGCAGGAGCAAACCGGTTACTGTTGGGCCCCTCGGCTGTTGGGCCAGCTCCTGGTCTCCTGCTCCTCTTACTAAGAGGCTCTGCTGGCGGCAGTAGCGCTCTCGGTCTTCTGCAAACTTCCTCATTTCCTGGTTCCTCTTGTCTTCTGCCTCTTTGGCTTGACCAATCAGAGACAGCTTCTCCTCCTGCCACCTCCTGCGTTCAGCCTGGCTCTTCTCTGTCAGGAtctgcaggaaaacatcttcaGTTTCATGATTTGACTGAACTGATCTGGTCCACATCAGAAAACATCTGGTTCTACCTTTAAGCTCTCCTGAGCTCGTGAAGCTTCATCCTTGGCCAGGTCCAGGTCCTCTGAGGGCCCGCCGGctccctggttctgctgcagcacctTCTCCTTCAGCCTGTTTACCTCTGGAACGACACAGAACCGCTTTAACTCCTCAGACCTCCTGCCGCTCTCACtgactgttctccagttttccaCAACCTTAAACTATCTTATCGACTTTTCAGCTCCGACCGCGGTAAAATCTCGAGGTCGGGTGTGTTTGCTGACAAACTGTAAATTGTTGGAATTTATGGAGCAGAGGTTTCCTCTGGTTCAAAAGGAAACGTCTTGAATCTGAAGCAGACAACGTCTACAGGCGTGACTCCTGATGCGCTGCTTGGCAGCAGAAACGGGGAtggatgcagaaaacattttagtcgTGGTTTTACGACGTGTCTCAAAAATCTGGTTAAACTGAACTTTAAATCGGACCAGAGCAGCATTTAGGTTAGCATCTTAAAATGATGCTAAAAAATTCagcattacaaaaat
This portion of the Fundulus heteroclitus isolate FHET01 unplaced genomic scaffold, MU-UCD_Fhet_4.1 scaffold_43, whole genome shotgun sequence genome encodes:
- the LOC118560443 gene encoding kinesin-like protein KIF20B, translating into MRKFAEDRERYCRQQSLLESKLLEKEAAMESWRKERDALVAALEVQLQKLLSSQAEKDKVMKELSEQSSKQPAEVSVAPPLPSSYVLLSPDLRANTRIPHKRSEEDAPQSSLR